The region GTTCTTTGTGCTACAATTGGTGAAATAGCCTTTTGGATTTTTGTATGGGTTGCAGGAAAAGAAGTAGCTTTAAAATATCGGCAATATTTTTCTTTTAAATATTATAAAAATAAATTCTTAAAACGCTAAGTATTAGAAAGTT is a window of Cetobacterium somerae ATCC BAA-474 DNA encoding:
- a CDS encoding transporter suffix domain-containing protein; translation: MTEKNLRVLILFILSNVLWGIAFFSPFLPMKMHEKIIVGVLCATIGEIAFWIFVWVAGKEVALKYRQYFSFKYYKNKFLKR